The following coding sequences lie in one Deinococcus misasensis DSM 22328 genomic window:
- the proC gene encoding pyrroline-5-carboxylate reductase gives MKLVIVGVGKMGGAVMEGVIATGLLKTSEIGIIDHNPAIVDKWVQKYGVKPMKMGELGQAERVLLALQPRHFLQLSDELARPSVGYISTMAGISTTVLARRLGTKRVVRVMPNLGATIGKSQSAVTGTKEAREYGDLAFGNQLFGSVGGVYDIPENLFNAFTGMVGSGPAYAAVFAEALADGGVRVGLPRAQANELAAKLLITTGELLLQKAHPAILKDEVASPGGTTIAGLEQIERYTFRAAAIEAVIAATKRGAELGMDE, from the coding sequence ATGAAACTGGTGATCGTAGGCGTAGGCAAAATGGGTGGAGCCGTGATGGAAGGCGTGATTGCCACCGGGCTCCTCAAGACTTCTGAAATCGGCATCATTGACCACAACCCTGCGATTGTGGACAAGTGGGTGCAGAAGTACGGAGTCAAACCCATGAAAATGGGTGAACTGGGTCAGGCCGAAAGGGTGCTCCTCGCCCTGCAACCCCGCCACTTCCTGCAACTCTCCGATGAACTGGCCCGCCCGAGTGTGGGTTACATTTCCACCATGGCTGGCATCAGCACCACCGTTCTGGCCCGCAGACTGGGCACCAAACGGGTGGTGCGCGTGATGCCCAACCTCGGGGCCACCATTGGGAAATCCCAGAGTGCAGTCACGGGAACCAAAGAGGCCCGCGAATATGGCGATCTGGCCTTTGGAAACCAGCTTTTTGGCAGCGTGGGTGGTGTGTACGACATTCCCGAAAACCTGTTCAATGCTTTTACGGGCATGGTGGGCTCTGGTCCGGCTTATGCTGCGGTTTTTGCAGAAGCTCTGGCAGATGGAGGCGTCCGCGTCGGTTTGCCCCGTGCTCAGGCCAACGAACTGGCTGCAAAACTGCTGATCACCACCGGAGAATTGTTGCTGCAAAAAGCCCATCCGGCCATCCTGAAAGACGAGGTGGCCAGCCCCGGAGGCACCACCATTGCCGGTCTGGAACAGATCGAGCGTTACACCTTCCGTGCTGCCGCGATTGAAGCGGTGATTGCTGCAACCAAGCGTGGTGCAGAACTCGGGATGGACGAATAA